The Cellulophaga sp. L1A9 genome window below encodes:
- the gyrA gene encoding DNA gyrase subunit A, which translates to MAEGEKLIPINIDDEMKSAYIDYSMSVIVSRALPDVRDGLKPVHRRVLFGMYELGVRSTSAHKKSARIVGEVLGKYHPHGDTSVYDSMVRMAQEWSLRYMLVDGQGNFGSIDGDSPAAMRYTEARMRKIADDMLADIDKDTVDHQLNFDDTLKEPKVLPTRIPNLLVNGASGIAVGMATNMPPHNLSEVVDGTIAYIENNDIEIDELITHIKAPDFPTGGIIYGYDGVKEAFHTGRGRVVMRAKASFEEVQGRECIIVTEIPYQVNKADMIKKTADLVNEKKIEGISTIRDESDRNGMRIVYIIKRDAIPNIVLNTLYKYTSLQTSFSVNNIALVNGRPQMLNVKEMIHYFVEHRHEVVVRRTEFELKKAEDRAHILEGLIIASDNIDEVIAIIRASSNADEARANLMERFKLSEIQAKAIVEMRLRQLTGLEQDKLRTEYDEILKFIEDLKDILARKERRMEIIKEELAEVKAKYGDERRSEINFAGGDLSMEDMIPDEQVVITISHAGYIKRTALSEYKTQNRGGVGQKASSTRNEDFLEHLFVGTNHQYMLFFTQKGKCFWMRVYEIPEGSKSSKGRAIQNLISIESDDKVKAFICTQDLKDEEYVNSHYVIMATKKGIVKKTSLEQYSRPRQNGINAIGIREDDELLEAKLTTGTSEIFLGLKSGKAIRFEESKTRPMGRNASGVRGITLANDDDEVIGMVSVHNLEEEILVVSEKGYGKRSSIEDYRITNRGGKGVKTISITDKTGGLVAIKNVSDSDDLMIINKSGIAIRMSVEDLRVMGRATQGVRLINIKGKDSIAAVAKVMKDEDAVDELEEGSDLTVDPENGTAIDTTDTETEE; encoded by the coding sequence ATGGCAGAAGGAGAAAAATTAATTCCTATCAACATAGATGATGAAATGAAATCCGCTTACATTGATTATTCAATGTCGGTCATTGTGTCACGTGCATTACCTGATGTTAGGGATGGTTTAAAACCAGTACATAGAAGAGTTTTATTTGGAATGTACGAATTAGGTGTTCGTTCAACAAGTGCTCATAAGAAATCTGCTCGTATTGTGGGTGAGGTTTTAGGTAAGTATCACCCGCACGGAGATACCTCTGTATATGACTCTATGGTGCGTATGGCACAAGAATGGAGTTTGCGTTATATGCTTGTAGATGGCCAAGGTAACTTTGGTTCTATTGACGGCGATAGCCCTGCAGCAATGCGTTATACTGAAGCACGTATGCGTAAAATTGCAGACGACATGTTGGCAGATATAGATAAGGATACTGTAGATCATCAGCTGAATTTTGATGATACATTAAAAGAACCTAAAGTATTGCCAACCAGAATACCTAACTTATTGGTAAATGGAGCGTCTGGTATTGCAGTAGGTATGGCAACGAACATGCCGCCTCATAACTTATCTGAAGTTGTAGATGGTACCATTGCATATATTGAGAATAATGATATTGAGATAGATGAGTTAATTACCCATATTAAAGCGCCAGATTTCCCTACAGGAGGAATTATCTACGGATATGATGGTGTTAAAGAAGCTTTTCATACGGGTAGAGGTCGTGTGGTTATGCGTGCTAAGGCTTCTTTTGAAGAAGTTCAAGGTCGTGAATGTATCATCGTTACCGAAATTCCGTATCAAGTGAATAAGGCAGACATGATTAAAAAGACTGCTGATCTTGTTAACGAAAAGAAAATAGAAGGTATTTCTACGATTAGAGATGAATCTGATAGAAACGGTATGCGTATCGTTTATATTATTAAAAGAGACGCCATTCCTAATATTGTTTTAAACACCTTATATAAGTATACATCTCTTCAAACTTCTTTCAGTGTAAATAACATTGCATTGGTCAATGGAAGACCTCAAATGTTGAATGTGAAAGAAATGATTCATTATTTCGTTGAGCATAGACATGAGGTTGTTGTTCGTAGAACGGAATTTGAGTTAAAGAAAGCTGAAGATAGAGCACATATTTTAGAAGGACTTATTATAGCTTCGGATAATATTGATGAGGTTATTGCAATTATTAGAGCATCTTCTAATGCAGATGAAGCTCGTGCAAACTTAATGGAGCGCTTTAAGCTGTCAGAAATTCAGGCTAAGGCAATTGTTGAGATGCGTTTGCGTCAGTTAACAGGATTAGAGCAAGATAAATTACGTACAGAGTACGATGAAATATTAAAATTCATCGAAGATTTAAAAGATATTCTTGCGCGTAAAGAACGTAGAATGGAAATCATCAAAGAAGAATTAGCAGAAGTAAAAGCTAAATATGGTGATGAAAGACGTTCTGAAATTAACTTTGCTGGTGGAGATCTTAGTATGGAAGATATGATTCCTGATGAGCAAGTAGTGATTACTATTTCTCATGCTGGATATATTAAGAGAACAGCACTTTCAGAATATAAAACCCAAAATAGAGGAGGAGTTGGTCAAAAAGCATCATCTACACGTAATGAAGATTTCTTAGAACATTTATTTGTAGGTACCAACCACCAATACATGTTATTCTTTACTCAAAAAGGAAAATGTTTCTGGATGCGTGTTTACGAGATTCCAGAAGGAAGTAAATCTTCTAAAGGTAGAGCTATTCAAAACTTGATTAGTATAGAAAGTGATGATAAAGTAAAGGCATTCATCTGTACACAAGATTTAAAAGATGAAGAATATGTGAATAGTCACTATGTGATTATGGCGACTAAAAAGGGTATCGTTAAGAAAACATCGCTAGAACAATATTCTAGACCACGTCAAAACGGTATTAATGCTATTGGTATTAGAGAAGATGATGAGTTGTTAGAAGCAAAACTTACCACAGGTACTAGTGAAATATTCCTAGGTCTTAAATCTGGTAAAGCAATTCGTTTTGAAGAAAGTAAAACAAGACCAATGGGTAGAAATGCTTCAGGGGTTAGAGGTATTACTTTAGCGAATGATGATGATGAGGTCATTGGAATGGTTTCTGTTCATAATCTTGAAGAAGAAATTTTAGTAGTTTCTGAAAAAGGATATGGTAAGCGTTCAAGTATTGAAGACTATAGAATAACGAACAGAGGAGGTAAAGGCGTTAAGACAATTTCTATTACCGATAAAACTGGAGGTTTGGTCGCTATTAAAAACGTATCGGATTCTGATGATTTAATGATTATTAATAAATCTGGTATAGCAATCCGTATGAGTGTTGAAGATCTACGTGTTATGGGTAGAGCTACTCAAGGGGTTCGTTTAATTAATATAAAAGGTAAAGATTCTATCGCAGCTGTAGCAAAAGTTATGAAAGACGAAGACGCTGTAGATGAGTTGGAAGAGGGTAGTGACTTGACTGTGGATCCAGAGAATGGCACGGCAATTGATACTACAGATACTGAAACAGAAGAATAA
- a CDS encoding HD family phosphohydrolase: MSTFLDNLYKNQSLVYKYFIYILSTVLIVFFFPKGGKFKYEFQKGKPWQYENYYAPVDFSIKKSDDEIEKDKAAIKNRQIPYYSYDKEVAKGVYDAYSSEFNRLIDGLSEVPKNKDQLYVVGENILNVLYNKGVASDVAIKSTSNSLNLIKNNEEIRINSNQLYTKEDLDSLISTVLKKNRISSLNKEYQRLFYEIVEPNVFYDSELSKKVLEDAYSKLSYTRGTVDQGKLIIAKGEVVEAENYKILSSLKSEYESDLWTSNNYYFILFGYSVLVALVLMMLLLFLKKYRKDIYRNNTKVTFIFFNILFMVFVTTLVVKYNEAYVFVVPLCILPLILKTFFDARLGLFVHVLAVLILGFVVPNSFEYVFLQIITGIVTILTVSELYKRANLFISVGQIILIYVVGYFAFHIIHEGNLDNVQWLVFGLFLLNGMITLFVQPLIYIYEKVFGLVSDVSLLELSDTNSKLLKELANKAPGTFHHSLQVANLAEAAANEIGANAMLVRVGALYHDIGKMNNPTYFTENQITNVNPHDELAPIDSAKIIIDHVIGGIELARKNNLPDRIIDFIRVHHGTTLVYYFYKKQQEIDDQVNEQDFRYPGPTPFSKETAILMMADSIEAASKSLKNPTFLIIDEFVDKIISGQMNAKQFLNANITFKEIEAIKKVMKQKLTNIYHLRVEYPE; the protein is encoded by the coding sequence ATGAGTACATTTTTAGATAATCTCTATAAGAATCAATCTTTAGTATATAAATATTTTATCTATATACTCTCCACAGTACTTATTGTTTTCTTCTTTCCAAAAGGTGGAAAGTTTAAATATGAGTTTCAGAAGGGAAAACCATGGCAGTATGAAAACTATTATGCTCCCGTAGATTTTTCTATAAAAAAATCAGATGATGAGATAGAAAAAGATAAAGCAGCGATAAAAAATAGACAAATTCCCTATTATTCTTATGATAAAGAAGTTGCTAAAGGGGTTTATGATGCCTACTCCTCAGAATTTAATAGGCTGATAGATGGTCTGTCTGAAGTTCCTAAAAATAAGGATCAGCTTTATGTTGTTGGAGAGAATATTTTAAATGTTTTGTATAATAAGGGGGTGGCAAGTGATGTAGCGATAAAGTCAACATCAAACAGTTTAAACCTTATTAAAAACAATGAAGAAATTAGGATTAATAGCAATCAGCTTTATACAAAGGAAGATTTAGACAGTTTAATTAGTACTGTTCTTAAAAAGAATAGAATCTCCAGTTTAAATAAGGAATACCAGAGATTGTTCTATGAGATTGTAGAGCCAAATGTATTTTATGATAGTGAATTATCAAAAAAAGTATTAGAAGACGCTTATTCTAAACTTTCCTATACACGGGGAACAGTGGATCAAGGAAAACTAATTATTGCTAAAGGGGAGGTTGTTGAGGCTGAAAATTATAAAATACTTTCCTCTTTAAAGAGCGAATACGAATCTGATTTATGGACCTCAAATAACTATTATTTTATATTATTTGGATACTCAGTTCTTGTGGCATTGGTTTTAATGATGCTGTTGCTTTTCTTGAAAAAATATAGAAAAGATATCTATAGGAACAACACCAAAGTTACTTTTATCTTTTTCAATATTCTATTCATGGTGTTCGTAACAACTTTAGTTGTTAAGTATAATGAAGCCTACGTGTTTGTAGTTCCCCTATGTATTTTACCCTTAATATTAAAAACCTTTTTTGACGCCCGTTTAGGGTTATTCGTGCATGTCTTAGCGGTGCTGATTTTAGGTTTTGTAGTGCCCAATAGCTTTGAATATGTTTTTTTACAAATCATCACAGGTATCGTCACTATCTTAACGGTTTCAGAATTATATAAAAGAGCTAATCTTTTTATTTCCGTAGGACAAATTATATTAATTTATGTGGTTGGGTATTTTGCTTTTCATATCATTCATGAGGGGAATTTAGATAACGTACAATGGTTGGTTTTTGGCTTGTTTTTATTGAATGGGATGATTACTTTATTTGTACAACCCTTAATTTATATCTATGAAAAAGTATTTGGCCTAGTTTCTGATGTTTCTCTATTAGAATTATCAGATACAAACTCTAAGCTGTTGAAAGAACTTGCCAATAAAGCACCAGGCACATTTCATCATTCATTGCAGGTTGCTAATTTAGCAGAAGCTGCGGCAAATGAAATAGGTGCTAATGCAATGCTGGTTAGGGTAGGAGCATTATATCATGATATTGGGAAAATGAATAACCCAACGTATTTTACAGAAAATCAAATAACCAATGTTAATCCGCATGATGAATTAGCACCTATAGATAGTGCTAAAATTATTATAGATCATGTTATTGGTGGTATTGAGCTTGCTAGAAAAAATAATCTTCCAGACCGTATAATAGATTTTATACGTGTACATCATGGAACTACACTTGTGTATTATTTTTACAAAAAACAACAAGAAATAGACGATCAAGTAAATGAGCAAGACTTTAGGTATCCTGGACCTACACCATTCTCTAAAGAAACCGCTATTTTGATGATGGCAGATTCTATAGAGGCTGCTTCCAAAAGTTTAAAAAACCCTACTTTTTTAATTATTGATGAATTCGTTGATAAAATTATAAGTGGGCAAATGAATGCCAAACAGTTTTTGAATGCCAATATTACTTTTAAGGAAATTGAAGCAATAAAGAAGGTGATGAAGCAAAAACTGACAAATATTTATCATCTAAGAGTCGAGTATCCAGAGTAG
- a CDS encoding tetratricopeptide repeat protein, translated as MKTRLFIAAAMSCTMVAFSQKNELKSAEKALKAGSATEAKTALDSASSLIDGADAKMKAQFHFLKGETFAMLAKKGDASAFNTAIESYNEAIATEETSGKVKYTPEAKQKLSAMTADLINAAVEDNNNKKYKPAADKLYMGYKLSPKDTVYLYYAASSAVNGGEYEQALSYYNELKDLGYDGSEVKYTAVNVASGETEEMDKTQRDLMVKSKTYKDPKEEKSPSKSSEIIKNIALIYTQLGQDDKALGAYKDARANDPEDVNLILNEANLYFKLGDKDKFKSLMAEATALQPDNADLFYNIGVVNMEQGNIEDARAAYTRALEINPGYVNAQLNLSTTYVNEGNGLIDAMNALGNSRSDIAKYDELKKKKDGLFQKGADILEQALKLNPDNQGILEQLKNIYGALGDNDNFMRLKKLIGE; from the coding sequence ATGAAAACTAGATTATTTATAGCAGCGGCAATGTCTTGCACAATGGTAGCGTTCTCACAGAAGAACGAATTGAAAAGTGCGGAGAAAGCATTAAAAGCAGGTAGTGCTACAGAAGCTAAAACAGCATTAGACAGTGCATCTTCTCTAATAGATGGTGCAGATGCAAAGATGAAAGCACAGTTTCACTTCTTAAAAGGAGAAACTTTTGCAATGCTTGCTAAAAAAGGAGATGCAAGTGCATTTAATACAGCAATTGAATCTTACAACGAGGCTATTGCAACAGAGGAAACTTCAGGGAAAGTAAAGTATACTCCAGAAGCGAAGCAGAAATTATCAGCAATGACTGCTGATTTAATTAATGCTGCGGTTGAAGATAACAACAATAAGAAATATAAGCCAGCAGCAGATAAATTGTATATGGGCTACAAATTGAGTCCAAAAGATACCGTTTATTTATATTATGCAGCAAGTAGTGCTGTGAATGGTGGTGAATATGAACAAGCTTTAAGTTACTACAACGAACTTAAAGATTTAGGATATGACGGCTCTGAAGTGAAGTATACGGCAGTTAATGTTGCTTCTGGTGAAACGGAAGAAATGGATAAGACTCAAAGAGATCTTATGGTTAAATCTAAGACGTATAAGGATCCTAAAGAAGAAAAAAGTCCTTCTAAGAGTTCAGAAATTATTAAAAACATCGCGTTAATTTACACGCAATTAGGTCAAGATGATAAAGCTTTAGGTGCTTATAAAGATGCACGTGCAAATGATCCTGAAGATGTAAACTTAATTTTAAATGAAGCTAACCTTTATTTCAAATTAGGAGATAAAGATAAGTTTAAGTCTTTAATGGCAGAAGCTACAGCATTGCAACCAGATAACGCAGATTTGTTTTATAATATAGGTGTTGTTAATATGGAGCAAGGTAATATTGAAGATGCTAGAGCGGCATATACAAGAGCTTTAGAGATTAACCCTGGTTATGTTAACGCACAATTAAACCTTTCTACAACATATGTTAATGAAGGAAATGGTTTAATAGACGCTATGAATGCTTTAGGGAATTCTAGATCAGATATTGCAAAATATGACGAGCTTAAAAAGAAGAAAGATGGTTTGTTTCAAAAAGGAGCAGATATTTTAGAGCAAGCATTAAAATTAAATCCTGATAATCAAGGTATTTTAGAGCAATTAAAAAATATCTACGGAGCATTAGGTGATAATGATAACTTCATGAGATTAAAGAAGTTGATAGGAGAATAA
- a CDS encoding C40 family peptidase gives MQYGICPLSVVPVRLNPEDTSELISQLLYGDHYKVIDTRKFWSKIRIAYDGCEGWVSNLQLKLITEEEYNAIVTTNDPAYSNDLVSFVASPENTLIPIVIGSTVSNASLLQHTFEGSATVKSNEKNKLIEVALLYLNAPYLWGGMTPFGIDSAGFTQLVYKINGHNLLRSPGQQATQGEALSFIEESEPGDLAFFDTNEGIINHVGLIMQNNYVIHVSGTVRIDRIDHTGIFNTTSKTYTHKLRVIKKIF, from the coding sequence ATGCAATACGGCATATGCCCTCTTAGTGTTGTTCCTGTTCGGTTAAATCCTGAAGATACCAGCGAATTAATAAGTCAATTACTTTATGGTGATCACTATAAAGTAATTGATACTCGTAAATTTTGGAGCAAAATAAGAATTGCTTATGATGGTTGCGAAGGCTGGGTGAGCAACTTGCAACTAAAATTGATTACCGAAGAAGAGTACAATGCGATTGTCACTACTAATGATCCAGCGTATTCTAATGATCTCGTCTCTTTTGTTGCATCCCCTGAAAACACGTTAATTCCTATAGTAATAGGCTCTACAGTAAGTAACGCCAGCCTACTACAACATACTTTTGAAGGGAGTGCTACCGTAAAATCTAATGAGAAGAATAAACTTATTGAAGTGGCGCTATTGTATTTAAATGCACCATATTTATGGGGCGGCATGACCCCATTTGGCATAGATAGTGCCGGCTTTACCCAATTGGTTTATAAAATTAATGGTCACAATTTACTACGCAGTCCTGGACAACAAGCAACACAAGGTGAAGCTTTAAGTTTTATTGAAGAAAGTGAACCCGGTGACTTGGCCTTTTTTGATACCAACGAAGGAATTATAAATCACGTAGGGCTCATCATGCAAAACAACTACGTAATTCACGTTAGCGGAACGGTACGAATAGACCGAATAGACCACACAGGTATTTTCAATACAACATCTAAAACATACACTCACAAGTTACGTGTGATCAAGAAAATATTTTAA
- a CDS encoding acetyl-CoA C-acyltransferase codes for MKKVVIVSAVRTPIGSFMGSLSTVTAPKLGATAIKGALDKINLDASLVEEVIMGNVVSAGTGQAPARQAAIYAGIPNTVPCTTVNKVCASGMKAVMLAAQAIALGDASIIVAGGMENMSLIPHYVHMRTGQKFGPTTLIDGMQKDGLVDAYDEQAMGVCADACATKYEFSREDQDTFAIQSYNRASEAWDKGRFANEIVPVEVPQRRGEPLVINQDEEYKNVRMDKIPSLRPAFSKDGTVTAANASTINDGAAALVLMSEEKAKELNLKPLATIVSFADAAHEPEWFTTAPSKALPKALAKANLKIDDVDYFEFNEAFSIVGLANMKLLGLTDANVNINGGAVSLGHPLGCSGARILVTLIHILEQQKGTIGAAAICNGGGGASAMVLKRN; via the coding sequence ATGAAAAAGGTAGTAATCGTATCTGCAGTGAGAACTCCAATAGGAAGTTTTATGGGAAGTTTATCCACTGTAACAGCTCCAAAATTAGGCGCAACCGCCATAAAAGGGGCTTTGGACAAAATAAATTTAGATGCTTCATTAGTAGAGGAAGTTATAATGGGTAATGTTGTTTCTGCGGGAACAGGACAAGCTCCTGCAAGACAAGCGGCAATATATGCTGGGATACCAAATACAGTACCTTGTACGACGGTTAATAAGGTGTGTGCATCAGGAATGAAAGCTGTAATGTTAGCTGCACAAGCTATTGCATTAGGAGATGCTTCTATTATTGTAGCCGGTGGTATGGAAAACATGAGTTTAATACCTCATTATGTGCACATGCGTACTGGTCAAAAATTTGGCCCTACTACGTTAATAGATGGCATGCAAAAAGATGGTTTAGTAGATGCTTACGATGAACAAGCAATGGGTGTTTGTGCCGACGCATGTGCTACGAAATATGAATTTTCTAGAGAAGACCAAGATACTTTTGCTATCCAATCCTACAACAGAGCTTCTGAAGCATGGGACAAGGGTAGATTTGCTAATGAAATTGTTCCCGTAGAAGTTCCACAACGAAGAGGAGAACCCCTTGTAATTAATCAAGACGAAGAATATAAAAACGTAAGGATGGACAAAATTCCATCGCTTAGACCTGCTTTTTCAAAAGACGGAACAGTAACGGCTGCAAATGCTTCAACAATTAATGATGGTGCGGCTGCACTAGTATTAATGAGTGAAGAAAAAGCTAAAGAATTAAATTTAAAACCGCTAGCAACTATTGTAAGTTTTGCAGATGCCGCACATGAACCAGAATGGTTTACTACAGCACCTTCAAAAGCGCTTCCAAAAGCACTAGCTAAGGCAAATTTAAAAATAGATGATGTAGACTATTTTGAATTTAATGAAGCTTTCTCTATTGTTGGTTTAGCAAACATGAAATTACTAGGTCTTACAGATGCCAATGTAAATATTAATGGTGGAGCTGTTTCTTTAGGACATCCTTTAGGCTGTTCTGGAGCAAGAATACTTGTTACCTTAATCCATATACTAGAACAACAGAAAGGTACGATTGGAGCCGCTGCAATTTGCAACGGTGGTGGTGGTGCTTCTGCTATGGTACTTAAAAGAAATTAA
- a CDS encoding pyruvate kinase has product MKAKENVLKKLSEIHNRMLKAEDLKKVHINGVKAQFRNSAINLVDYLALRSENIELLQKQLHTMGLSSLASSESHIKTQVINVMEWLGYEKTTSYELNATTGFKQLHQNITTLLGKGRIGDAPPIMVTFSKDFGEDFQLMCKLLENGMQVARINCAHDDELIWKKMIENLKKAVAKMNLPCKLYMDLAGPKIRTQIINKKNKQGKLKVELGDKITLTDTKQKGVKGEKIIRCTLPGIVEQLKPDQRVYFDDGLFEAVVQSVSGVQAILEIVRISKKKPVIKSQKGINFPDTIFRINPITDYDEKCLPFIVQYADMIGFSFVNNAADMKELQERLSRLNKPELPIVAKIETNQGVNNLPAIILQGMQHNLIGIMIARGDLAVEIGFERMSEVQDEILWICEAAHTPVIWATQVLESMNKHGLATRSEITDAAHAAEADCVMINKGGHTVEVLKTLQNILSRSRKNNFKNRRLFRKLSIAAQFILKEK; this is encoded by the coding sequence ATGAAAGCAAAAGAAAATGTACTTAAAAAATTGTCAGAAATTCATAATCGGATGCTAAAAGCTGAGGATCTTAAAAAAGTGCATATCAATGGAGTAAAAGCACAGTTTCGTAATAGCGCAATTAATTTGGTTGATTATTTAGCTTTGCGTTCAGAAAATATTGAGCTACTTCAAAAACAACTTCATACTATGGGCTTGTCATCCCTTGCTAGCAGCGAGAGCCATATAAAGACTCAAGTTATTAATGTTATGGAATGGCTTGGCTACGAAAAAACGACATCTTATGAGCTAAATGCCACTACGGGGTTTAAGCAATTACATCAGAATATAACCACACTGTTAGGAAAAGGGAGAATAGGTGATGCGCCGCCGATAATGGTTACGTTTAGCAAGGATTTTGGAGAGGACTTTCAATTGATGTGCAAGCTGTTGGAAAATGGTATGCAGGTAGCCCGAATTAATTGTGCCCATGATGATGAATTGATCTGGAAAAAAATGATTGAAAATCTTAAAAAGGCAGTGGCTAAAATGAATTTGCCGTGTAAACTTTATATGGATCTGGCCGGTCCTAAAATACGGACACAAATTATTAACAAAAAAAATAAACAGGGCAAATTAAAAGTAGAATTAGGTGATAAAATTACGTTGACTGATACCAAGCAAAAAGGGGTAAAGGGAGAAAAAATAATACGATGTACGCTGCCGGGTATTGTAGAACAATTAAAACCAGACCAGCGTGTTTATTTTGATGACGGATTATTTGAAGCCGTGGTACAGAGCGTTTCTGGTGTGCAGGCTATTCTTGAAATTGTTCGTATTTCTAAAAAGAAACCGGTCATTAAAAGTCAAAAAGGTATAAATTTTCCAGATACCATATTTCGTATAAACCCCATTACCGATTATGATGAGAAGTGTCTGCCTTTCATTGTTCAGTATGCAGATATGATCGGCTTTTCATTTGTAAACAATGCAGCGGATATGAAGGAATTGCAAGAGCGGTTGAGTCGGTTAAATAAACCTGAACTTCCCATCGTGGCAAAAATTGAAACCAACCAAGGGGTAAATAATCTTCCCGCTATTATTTTACAGGGAATGCAGCATAATCTAATAGGCATTATGATTGCTAGGGGAGACCTCGCTGTGGAAATTGGTTTTGAAAGAATGAGTGAGGTACAAGATGAGATTCTATGGATTTGTGAAGCAGCACATACACCGGTAATATGGGCTACCCAAGTATTGGAAAGTATGAATAAGCATGGATTGGCTACTCGTAGCGAAATAACAGATGCTGCACACGCTGCTGAAGCTGATTGTGTCATGATTAACAAGGGCGGACATACCGTAGAAGTGCTTAAAACATTACAAAATATATTAAGTAGAAGCCGTAAAAATAATTTCAAAAATAGACGACTTTTTAGAAAGTTGTCTATTGCAGCGCAATTTATCTTAAAGGAGAAATAA